One window of the Macaca thibetana thibetana isolate TM-01 chromosome 1, ASM2454274v1, whole genome shotgun sequence genome contains the following:
- the LOC126948599 gene encoding ubiquitin-conjugating enzyme E2 C: MASQNRDPAATSVTAARKGAEPSGGAARGPVGKRLQQELMTLMMSGDKGISAFPESDNLFKWVGTIHGAAGTVYEDLRYKLSLEFPSGYPYNAPTVKFLTPCYHPNVDTQGNICLDILKDKWSALYDVRTILLSIQSLLGEPNIDSPLNTHAAELWKNPTAFKKYLQETYSKQVTSQEP; the protein is encoded by the coding sequence ATGGCTTCCCAAAACCGCGACCCGGCAGCCACTAGCGTCACCGCCGCCCGTAAAGGAGCCGAGCCGAGCGGGGGCGCCGCCCGGGGTCCTGTGGGCAAAAGGCTACAGCAGGAGCTGATGACCCTCATGATGTCTGGCGATAAAGGGATTTCTGCCTTCCCTGAATCAGACAACCTTTTCAAATGGGTAGGGACCATCCATGGAGCAGCTGGAACAGTATATGAAGACCTGAGGTATAAGCTCTCACTAGAGTTCCCCAGTGGCTACCCTTACAATGCGCCCACGGTGAAATTCCTCACACCCTGCTACCACCCCAACGTGGACACCCAGGGTAACATATGCCTGGACATCCTGAAGGACAAGTGGTCTGCCCTATATGACGTCAGGACCATTCTGCTCTCCATCCAGAGCCTTCTAGGAGAACCCAACATTGATAGTCCCTTGAACACTCATGCTGCCGAGCTCTGGAAAAACCCCACAGCTTTTAAGAAGTACCTGCAAGAAACCTACTCAAAGCAGGTCACCAGCCAGGAGCCCTGA